From one Peredibacter starrii genomic stretch:
- a CDS encoding bis(5'-nucleosyl)-tetraphosphatase, whose amino-acid sequence MNQTHLSAGIIPIRKKKSEWEFLILRAFSYWDFPKGMVEAEENAQVAAVRELEEETGISHIEFVQGKKFIETEVYGKGKVARYYLAEVKEEVEIKFVPNPITGVIEHHEYRWVSYEEARLLLVPRVQRVLDWAQKLIAN is encoded by the coding sequence ATGAATCAGACGCATTTATCAGCAGGAATCATACCTATAAGAAAGAAAAAGTCAGAGTGGGAATTCTTGATCCTACGCGCTTTCAGTTACTGGGACTTTCCGAAGGGCATGGTTGAAGCGGAAGAAAATGCCCAGGTCGCTGCAGTAAGAGAACTTGAGGAAGAAACTGGGATATCGCATATTGAGTTTGTTCAGGGGAAAAAATTCATTGAAACCGAGGTTTACGGCAAAGGAAAAGTTGCCCGTTACTACCTCGCTGAGGTCAAGGAAGAGGTCGAAATAAAATTTGTCCCAAACCCCATTACGGGAGTCATCGAACATCATGAGTATCGTTGGGTTTCATATGAAGAGGCCAGATTGTTATTAGTTCCTAGGGTTCAACGAGTTTTAGATTGGGCCCAGAAGCTTATCGCTAACTAA
- a CDS encoding response regulator — MKRILVLDDEQDVDFIFKVMLEDEIADGKLHIDFFSNPQECLDDLARRPNDVYDYILSDINMPQINGVQFARVLRNRGYKGRIAFISAYLMDDYEDDMKILNIEHFFSKPLNFNEIKAVLQI; from the coding sequence ATGAAGCGCATATTAGTATTAGATGATGAACAGGATGTGGATTTCATTTTTAAGGTCATGCTTGAAGATGAAATTGCTGACGGCAAACTTCACATCGATTTTTTTAGCAATCCTCAGGAGTGTCTGGACGATCTCGCACGCAGACCAAATGATGTTTACGACTACATTTTAAGCGATATCAACATGCCACAGATTAATGGTGTGCAATTTGCCCGTGTGCTCAGAAACCGGGGTTACAAAGGCAGAATAGCCTTTATTAGCGCCTATCTGATGGATGATTACGAAGACGATATGAAGATTCTCAATATTGAGCACTTTTTTTCAAAACCACTTAACTTCAATGAGATCAAGGCCGTTCTTCAAATCTGA
- a CDS encoding ATP-binding protein: MKSMRSIQQFIKQAFFLFALGLITMAIVSVLIYGMHIYRTNENNLDSLGDRTNTQITSSQRNARNNMLMAEAIMKKEIEMGKIDQMNSGTLMAAAINYNASQFDIWMALSPERAYKMIGSPPGLVFLVARKPENYNFKTLSKPFNINDYNIQLFKHDVYFKNPEEVWYHQSVKNKGKLTYIGAYYDKTYTQRWLFSIGKAVYDNNKKLMGVVGIDFGTSLVEKVFRGFSDFLGLMIVERRDGRILMDLHSEDHSLIAPNLVYKGKVDDLFLPLAQLEDFAHHHKLVHHNHKGTFMVFKVFKSELLPWYIVIYQSAWSFYKGILPLFFTLLTVILIFLLALLYFLRENRKKFLNPIQDLLSWLKRDTLIIGSNKSISGHYVESDVLEVNELIQSINILFEVVNENFQNYRHELDKNTKIKEELEVLVQKRSEQLIEREKLAALGFMSAGLAHEIKNPLNLICNAAEIIVMQLNKIAQAELHMDEQSARAISRLSESNQIILNNGQRVDNIIKTLLLQVRSSKEGHQHLVDMTELVKTNLDFVLANYRPKMNNRIKVELEKPDNKIIVRGNPVDLGRVFINILDNSCYAMIKKINADSHFMAHLKISLNPKDGGLEIRIYDNGTGIPKVHLSQVFTPFYTTKPPGEGTGLGLNFAYEIVKQHGGTLEVQSNEGEYTEIIMFIPFRGKS; encoded by the coding sequence ATGAAAAGCATGAGATCAATTCAACAATTCATTAAGCAGGCGTTCTTCTTGTTCGCCCTAGGACTTATCACAATGGCAATTGTGAGTGTGTTGATCTACGGCATGCACATCTACCGCACGAACGAAAACAATCTCGATTCTCTCGGCGATCGAACCAATACTCAAATCACTTCTTCGCAACGTAATGCCCGCAACAACATGTTGATGGCAGAAGCTATCATGAAGAAAGAAATTGAGATGGGAAAAATCGATCAGATGAATTCTGGCACTTTGATGGCCGCTGCGATTAATTACAATGCTTCTCAGTTCGATATCTGGATGGCGCTTTCACCTGAGCGGGCCTATAAGATGATTGGTAGCCCACCCGGGCTGGTTTTTCTGGTCGCCCGTAAACCCGAAAACTATAATTTCAAAACACTCTCTAAACCTTTCAATATCAATGACTACAACATCCAACTTTTTAAGCACGATGTGTATTTCAAAAATCCAGAAGAAGTTTGGTACCACCAGTCAGTAAAGAATAAGGGCAAACTGACCTACATCGGTGCCTACTACGATAAGACCTACACTCAGCGCTGGCTCTTCTCCATTGGGAAGGCCGTTTATGACAACAACAAAAAACTAATGGGTGTCGTTGGAATTGATTTCGGAACGAGCCTGGTAGAAAAAGTCTTTCGTGGCTTTTCTGATTTCCTTGGCCTGATGATTGTTGAGCGACGAGATGGCAGGATCCTTATGGATCTGCATTCTGAAGACCACTCTCTTATCGCTCCTAATCTTGTTTATAAGGGCAAGGTAGATGATCTCTTCCTTCCACTGGCCCAACTTGAAGACTTTGCTCATCATCACAAACTAGTTCATCATAATCATAAGGGCACCTTCATGGTGTTCAAGGTCTTCAAGTCAGAACTTCTGCCTTGGTACATAGTGATTTATCAGAGTGCCTGGTCATTTTACAAAGGCATCCTTCCTCTCTTCTTCACACTTCTGACCGTGATTCTCATTTTCCTGCTCGCCCTTCTCTACTTCCTGCGCGAGAACCGTAAAAAGTTCCTGAATCCAATTCAAGATCTTCTGAGCTGGCTTAAACGAGATACCCTCATCATTGGTTCAAATAAAAGTATCTCAGGTCATTACGTTGAATCAGATGTGCTGGAAGTAAATGAACTCATTCAGAGTATTAATATTCTCTTTGAAGTGGTGAACGAGAACTTCCAGAACTATCGTCACGAGCTGGATAAGAACACCAAGATCAAAGAAGAACTTGAGGTCCTGGTACAAAAAAGATCAGAACAACTTATTGAAAGAGAAAAACTTGCGGCCCTGGGTTTCATGTCTGCTGGTCTGGCCCACGAAATTAAAAACCCACTTAACCTCATCTGTAATGCTGCCGAAATCATCGTCATGCAATTAAACAAGATCGCACAAGCTGAACTTCACATGGATGAACAATCGGCCCGAGCCATTTCTCGCTTGAGTGAAAGTAATCAAATCATCCTCAATAACGGTCAGCGTGTAGATAACATCATCAAGACCCTTCTTCTTCAGGTGAGAAGCTCTAAAGAAGGCCATCAGCATTTAGTGGACATGACAGAGCTTGTTAAGACCAATTTAGATTTCGTCCTCGCGAACTATCGTCCGAAGATGAATAATCGAATCAAGGTTGAGCTTGAAAAGCCTGATAACAAAATCATTGTTAGAGGTAACCCGGTTGATCTAGGTCGTGTGTTTATCAACATCCTGGATAACAGCTGTTATGCCATGATTAAGAAGATCAATGCTGATTCTCACTTCATGGCCCATTTGAAAATCTCACTTAATCCAAAAGATGGGGGGCTTGAGATAAGAATCTACGACAACGGTACCGGTATTCCGAAGGTCCACTTAAGTCAGGTCTTTACTCCTTTTTACACGACTAAACCACCTGGCGAAGGCACAGGTTTAGGATTAAACTTTGCTTACGAAATTGTTAAACAGCACGGTGGGACTTTAGAAGTTCAATCCAATGAAGGCGAATACACAGAAATCATTATGTTCATCCCATTTCGAGGAAAATCATGA
- a CDS encoding protein-glutamate methylesterase/protein-glutamine glutaminase yields MQQKIRVLLVDDSAVIRTMLQKILSSDPDIEVVGTAPDPYVGREKLVALKPDVMILDIEMPKMDGITFLTKVMEHFPTRTIIFSSLSLERSEVALKCLEVGAIDTMAKPAIDVTKGVLAFKDELIAKVKMVAKSKLPVKKKGLSLVNPVAKTHVPTSGALLKTTHQILAIASSTGGTEALKVLLAGLPADIPGTVIVQHMPAVFTKTYAEHLNKMFPFEVKEAEDGDKVLPGRVLIAPGDFHMEIVRSGGYYNVKLHQQPAMHGVRPAADYLLKSVAHYAGSNAIGVVLTGMGKDGAQGLLEMKKAGSYNFAQNEETCVIFGMPKVAIEVGAIDKVMPLDEIAGEIIKQMDVRKVS; encoded by the coding sequence ATGCAGCAAAAGATTCGAGTCCTGCTAGTTGATGACTCTGCCGTAATTCGTACGATGCTTCAAAAAATTCTGAGCTCGGATCCTGATATTGAAGTGGTTGGTACAGCACCAGATCCATATGTTGGCCGAGAAAAGCTGGTCGCTCTTAAACCAGACGTAATGATTCTGGATATTGAAATGCCGAAGATGGACGGGATCACGTTCCTTACAAAAGTAATGGAACACTTTCCTACTCGCACCATCATCTTCTCTTCTCTGAGCTTAGAGCGTTCAGAGGTGGCCCTAAAATGTCTTGAAGTTGGTGCAATCGATACAATGGCAAAGCCGGCGATTGATGTGACCAAAGGTGTACTTGCCTTTAAAGATGAACTCATCGCTAAAGTTAAAATGGTGGCGAAATCAAAGCTACCAGTTAAAAAGAAAGGTCTTTCACTGGTTAATCCAGTGGCGAAGACCCATGTTCCAACCAGTGGAGCTCTTCTAAAAACGACCCACCAGATTCTTGCCATTGCTTCATCGACAGGTGGAACGGAGGCCCTTAAAGTACTTCTCGCAGGTCTACCGGCAGACATTCCAGGAACTGTGATTGTGCAACATATGCCAGCGGTGTTTACTAAGACTTATGCTGAGCATTTGAACAAGATGTTTCCTTTCGAGGTGAAAGAGGCCGAAGATGGAGACAAGGTTCTTCCTGGACGCGTACTTATTGCTCCGGGTGACTTCCATATGGAGATTGTTCGCAGTGGTGGTTACTACAACGTTAAGCTGCATCAACAACCGGCCATGCATGGAGTTCGTCCCGCTGCCGATTACCTTCTTAAATCTGTGGCCCACTATGCTGGATCAAATGCCATTGGGGTTGTCCTCACAGGTATGGGAAAAGACGGGGCCCAGGGTCTTCTTGAGATGAAAAAAGCAGGAAGTTACAACTTTGCTCAGAACGAAGAGACATGTGTCATTTTCGGAATGCCAAAGGTCGCAATTGAAGTTGGTGCCATCGATAAGGTCATGCCTCTGGATGAGATCGCAGGCGAAATCATCAAGCAGATGGACGTTAGAAAAGTTTCATAA
- a CDS encoding chemotaxis protein CheA yields the protein MTIDDDGFLEELRQEFLAEACSLLEQWEEYFLKLEETDDKAEQVTNIFRVAHCLKGTSSAVGYSEMAAFAHIVEDLLQILKKDPSCLTPEIVTTLLKCGDAFKVKVAFLMGKEKTDWDVTVLAFDINNYLISFGHAGHDTHAAPAEDQNLMPAGPSEETKAESIESDDDWKQVMADVNQKFGVQLTEEHMHLSEDEIAKVIADQQSEKAQKPAAPVIQLEQVREHKEEEKKAAAASASAPKDAASSKAANATVKVDAHKIDKIMNLVGELVINKSQLANRVEQYRDDHVLEATYSLLEKTIRELQDETLGMRMISMKNLFLKCQRAVRDVSIKLNKNIEFVQSGEDVEIDRSMVELLTDPLLHMLRNSVDHGIESQGTILLKAEHVGSKIILSIKDNGRGINAEKVFGKAMQNGLISPSVKMSDLTENEIFQFIMMPGFSTAEKITDVSGRGVGLDVVKTTVEKMNGKVDISSQLGKGTCFKLILPLTTSIQEGIHVKSNNSSYIFPTEKVLEILSGDKVSFITDPNGLNMFKYRETVIPYATLDATLGLSPDFKISKMILIMDVDGKNFGIGIDEFVAQVHVVLKPINEIVRTSTGISASCILSHGGIGFVIDTDEVCKSVLKNNKEQNRLAA from the coding sequence ATGACGATTGATGATGATGGATTCTTAGAAGAGTTACGTCAGGAGTTTCTGGCAGAAGCTTGCTCTCTCCTAGAACAATGGGAAGAATACTTCCTCAAGCTGGAAGAGACTGATGATAAAGCGGAACAGGTAACAAATATTTTCCGTGTTGCCCACTGTCTGAAAGGCACCAGCTCTGCTGTTGGTTATTCAGAAATGGCGGCCTTCGCCCACATCGTAGAGGATCTTCTTCAGATCCTTAAAAAAGATCCGTCATGCCTTACTCCGGAAATCGTTACAACACTTCTAAAGTGTGGTGATGCTTTCAAAGTAAAGGTCGCTTTCCTGATGGGAAAAGAGAAGACAGATTGGGACGTTACCGTTCTGGCATTCGATATTAATAATTATTTGATCTCATTCGGTCACGCCGGTCATGATACCCATGCAGCTCCTGCAGAAGATCAGAACCTGATGCCAGCTGGTCCATCTGAAGAGACAAAGGCCGAGTCAATTGAAAGTGACGATGACTGGAAACAAGTCATGGCCGATGTGAATCAGAAGTTTGGTGTACAACTGACTGAAGAACACATGCACCTGTCAGAAGACGAAATTGCAAAAGTCATCGCTGATCAGCAATCTGAGAAGGCCCAGAAGCCGGCCGCTCCGGTGATTCAACTAGAACAAGTTCGCGAGCACAAAGAAGAAGAAAAAAAGGCCGCTGCTGCCTCAGCTTCCGCTCCTAAAGACGCTGCTTCATCAAAGGCCGCTAACGCCACTGTGAAAGTTGATGCTCATAAGATCGATAAAATCATGAACCTTGTTGGTGAGCTTGTGATTAACAAATCACAATTAGCAAACCGCGTGGAACAATATCGTGACGATCATGTTCTTGAAGCAACTTACTCGCTCCTAGAAAAAACAATTCGTGAACTTCAAGACGAAACTCTTGGTATGCGAATGATCAGCATGAAGAACCTTTTCCTAAAGTGTCAGCGTGCGGTTCGTGACGTTTCAATCAAACTTAATAAGAACATCGAATTCGTACAGAGTGGTGAAGACGTAGAAATTGACCGTTCAATGGTCGAGCTTCTGACTGACCCGCTTCTTCACATGCTGAGAAACTCAGTTGACCACGGTATCGAATCTCAGGGGACGATCCTTCTGAAGGCAGAGCACGTTGGCTCAAAGATCATTCTATCGATCAAAGATAACGGTAGAGGAATCAATGCTGAAAAAGTTTTCGGCAAAGCAATGCAAAATGGTCTTATCTCTCCATCTGTAAAGATGTCAGATCTGACTGAAAACGAAATTTTCCAGTTCATCATGATGCCGGGGTTCTCAACTGCGGAAAAGATCACAGACGTTTCAGGACGTGGTGTGGGTCTGGACGTGGTGAAAACGACAGTAGAAAAAATGAATGGTAAAGTTGATATCTCTTCACAACTTGGGAAAGGTACTTGCTTCAAGCTGATTCTTCCACTCACAACTTCCATCCAGGAAGGTATTCATGTGAAGTCGAACAACAGCTCATACATTTTCCCGACGGAGAAAGTACTTGAGATCCTTTCTGGTGACAAAGTAAGTTTCATCACTGATCCAAACGGTCTGAACATGTTCAAATACCGTGAGACAGTCATTCCTTACGCGACACTGGACGCTACTCTTGGTCTAAGCCCGGATTTCAAAATCAGCAAAATGATTCTGATCATGGATGTTGATGGTAAGAACTTCGGAATTGGTATTGATGAATTCGTGGCACAAGTTCACGTGGTTCTTAAACCGATTAACGAAATCGTCAGAACATCAACTGGTATCTCTGCTTCTTGTATTCTTTCTCACGGAGGAATCGGGTTCGTGATTGATACAGATGAAGTCTGTAAATCAGTGCTGAAGAATAACAAAGAACAAAACAGGCTAGCAGCATGA
- a CDS encoding HutD/Ves family protein — MVKRFSAEDFTEMPWKNGGGVTTELFRLPDAQGGFLIRISRAKVEKDGPFSFFPGIDRKLLILQGEGCRLLFPNKEEILLQGRVLEFTGETPIDCRLIGGSLIDFNVMSARNYATAKVLITKNLTGAQFAYHTRSETLYQFENEEVKVDFPEDEHIGIWITKK; from the coding sequence ATGGTGAAACGTTTTAGTGCAGAAGACTTTACTGAAATGCCTTGGAAGAACGGTGGAGGAGTAACCACTGAACTTTTCCGCTTGCCCGATGCTCAAGGCGGATTTCTTATAAGAATCTCGCGAGCGAAGGTTGAAAAGGATGGACCTTTTTCTTTCTTTCCTGGCATCGATCGCAAGCTTTTAATTCTTCAAGGCGAAGGATGTCGTCTCCTATTTCCCAATAAAGAGGAAATACTCCTTCAAGGAAGGGTGCTGGAGTTTACCGGTGAAACTCCGATTGATTGCAGATTGATTGGCGGATCGTTGATCGATTTTAACGTAATGTCCGCAAGGAACTATGCAACTGCGAAAGTCCTCATCACCAAAAATCTGACAGGTGCTCAATTTGCCTATCACACGCGATCTGAAACTTTATATCAGTTTGAGAATGAAGAAGTTAAAGTGGATTTTCCAGAAGATGAACACATCGGAATTTGGATCACTAAAAAATAA
- a CDS encoding response regulator transcription factor translates to MKQTNVYLLDDHKIVRDGLKSILSMHSEYQVVGEESRPDVFLSTLSDLDIDILILDVSLPNISGIDLIKKIKDINSNLQIVMLSMHENPEYMFRSLKEGANAYLPKDIEAGEFIEALDQVRQRGSYFPSNMNFNNKDTLTPPPEGLKYSILLTSRELEILGYMAKGLSSKQIAQQINVSPRTVETHRVNIMKKLGTNNGAETVALAWKLKLIQDDKI, encoded by the coding sequence GTGAAACAAACTAATGTTTACCTCTTAGACGATCATAAAATCGTTCGCGACGGCCTAAAGTCTATTCTCTCAATGCACTCTGAATATCAAGTCGTTGGAGAGGAAAGTCGTCCGGATGTTTTTTTGAGCACTCTCTCTGATCTAGACATTGATATTCTTATTCTCGACGTCTCTTTACCGAATATTTCCGGCATTGATCTCATTAAAAAAATTAAGGACATCAATTCAAATCTTCAAATTGTTATGCTCTCTATGCATGAGAATCCAGAGTATATGTTTCGCAGCCTGAAAGAAGGCGCAAATGCCTATCTTCCGAAGGACATCGAAGCTGGGGAATTTATCGAGGCCCTGGATCAAGTAAGACAGCGTGGAAGTTATTTTCCTTCGAACATGAACTTTAATAACAAAGACACTCTCACTCCTCCACCAGAGGGCCTTAAGTATTCCATTCTTCTCACTTCACGTGAGTTAGAGATTCTTGGTTACATGGCCAAGGGACTTAGTTCAAAACAAATCGCCCAGCAAATCAATGTGAGTCCAAGAACAGTGGAAACTCATCGGGTAAATATCATGAAGAAACTTGGGACCAACAACGGAGCTGAAACAGTTGCTCTGGCCTGGAAACTAAAGTTAATTCAAGACGATAAGATTTAA
- a CDS encoding CheR family methyltransferase translates to MSNIVFKAPPVDFIETGKKTHEHLIADKAGFEKLAEIVKDLTGISLPNNEKNRTLMAGRVHSLMSKYQYKTYAELATKLMSGNKTLQESFISCLTTNTTHFFREGAHYDVLKKYLQERMAVREFTTSSFRVWCSAASSGQEPYSILMTLLSGGFPIDRQALEFLATDIDLEILKKASQANYSEEEIKTVPPEMKQAYFQPIKDKTHTTYKVLPQFRKMINFARFNLIQDKPAFKEKFDVIFCRNVLIYFEKEVSTAVIDMLISQLKPGGLIFLGHVETGLLKNKNVRPISHAVYKKV, encoded by the coding sequence ATGAGTAATATAGTTTTCAAAGCTCCACCAGTAGACTTTATTGAAACTGGTAAAAAGACCCACGAACATCTTATTGCCGATAAGGCGGGGTTTGAAAAACTGGCCGAGATCGTAAAAGATCTAACTGGAATTTCTCTTCCAAATAACGAGAAAAACCGCACACTCATGGCCGGTCGAGTTCATTCACTCATGAGCAAGTATCAGTACAAGACCTATGCTGAACTTGCCACAAAACTCATGAGCGGTAACAAGACCCTGCAAGAGTCGTTCATCTCATGTCTGACAACCAATACAACTCACTTTTTCCGTGAGGGTGCTCACTATGACGTCCTGAAGAAATACCTTCAGGAAAGAATGGCGGTAAGAGAATTTACAACGAGTTCTTTCCGCGTTTGGTGTAGTGCTGCGAGTTCTGGTCAGGAACCATACTCAATCCTCATGACTCTTTTGAGCGGTGGCTTCCCCATTGATCGTCAGGCGCTGGAGTTCCTTGCAACTGACATCGATCTTGAAATTCTCAAGAAGGCCTCTCAGGCCAACTATTCAGAGGAAGAGATCAAGACTGTTCCTCCAGAAATGAAACAGGCCTATTTTCAGCCGATCAAAGACAAGACTCATACCACGTATAAGGTCCTGCCTCAGTTTCGTAAGATGATTAACTTTGCCCGTTTTAACCTGATTCAAGATAAGCCCGCTTTCAAAGAGAAGTTTGATGTGATCTTCTGCCGAAACGTTCTGATCTATTTTGAGAAAGAGGTTTCAACTGCAGTGATCGATATGCTGATTTCTCAACTTAAACCTGGCGGACTTATTTTCTTAGGACATGTAGAAACTGGTCTTCTAAAAAATAAAAACGTGCGCCCAATCAGCCACGCTGTGTATAAGAAGGTTTAA
- the thpR gene encoding RNA 2',3'-cyclic phosphodiesterase, translated as MRLFIGLELTESIKENLAHYIAKLPQGRKGWENPHDFHLTLLFIGETSEENVISILDRMKDVSFKPFSIQIGPIKFFNRRVMYLSILPSEELLLLQKEVEELFPEYVDPHGKSFIPHITVKRWQRYEYDELAEGLRLHPLEPIPLDVNTISLFKSEKDQDNRKYHVIGRQI; from the coding sequence ATGAGATTATTCATAGGACTCGAACTAACCGAATCGATTAAAGAGAATCTGGCCCATTACATCGCCAAACTTCCTCAGGGGAGAAAGGGCTGGGAAAATCCACATGATTTTCATCTCACACTTCTTTTTATCGGTGAGACCTCTGAAGAGAATGTCATTTCAATTCTTGATCGAATGAAAGACGTTTCATTCAAACCTTTTTCAATTCAAATTGGGCCCATCAAATTTTTTAATCGTCGTGTAATGTATTTGAGTATTTTGCCTTCAGAGGAACTTCTGCTGCTTCAAAAAGAGGTGGAAGAATTGTTTCCGGAATATGTTGATCCACATGGGAAAAGTTTCATTCCTCATATAACTGTGAAGCGTTGGCAGCGTTATGAATATGATGAACTGGCGGAAGGGCTAAGGCTTCATCCCTTAGAACCGATTCCACTCGATGTGAATACCATCTCACTCTTCAAATCAGAAAAGGATCAAGATAATCGGAAGTATCATGTGATAGGCCGTCAGATTTGA
- a CDS encoding chemotaxis protein CheW: MRMKGGQYLTFKLQNLSYGVGIENVREINRMSEIAAVPEAPDFVAGVMNLRGKVITVVDLRKRLHMPVAEVTKETCIIVVESEIGHVGVIVDSVQAVIHLQEAQIDDSPISEDEYSFVKSIGKMDDHLVMLIDIFRCLSKRDMLGMDSAAAA; the protein is encoded by the coding sequence ATGAGAATGAAAGGTGGCCAGTATTTAACGTTTAAACTTCAAAACCTCTCGTATGGCGTAGGCATCGAGAACGTGCGTGAAATTAATCGCATGTCTGAAATCGCCGCTGTACCAGAAGCACCGGACTTCGTCGCAGGTGTGATGAATCTTCGCGGTAAAGTGATTACTGTTGTTGATCTTCGCAAGCGTCTGCACATGCCTGTTGCAGAGGTAACAAAAGAGACTTGTATCATCGTAGTTGAATCTGAGATCGGTCACGTGGGTGTGATCGTTGATTCAGTTCAAGCTGTGATTCATTTACAAGAAGCTCAAATCGATGACTCTCCCATCTCTGAAGATGAGTACTCATTCGTTAAATCAATCGGAAAGATGGACGATCACCTCGTTATGTTGATCGATATTTTCCGTTGTTTATCGAAGCGTGACATGCTTGGAATGGATTCTGCAGCTGCAGCTTAA